From Dryobates pubescens isolate bDryPub1 chromosome 22, bDryPub1.pri, whole genome shotgun sequence, the proteins below share one genomic window:
- the LYVE1 gene encoding lymphatic vessel endothelial hyaluronic acid receptor 1, which yields MASYFGVTSAVFFIWVMTFTAQNYYISGSILSPCRITGVGIYLEEKVNFSEASNACNQLNLQLASKDQVEKALNHGFETCSYGWVKDGFVVIPRLTSNKKCGKGNVGLVQWYAEPFKTFKVYCFNSSDVQINSCKPDPTTTILPSPSATMDLTTHSGSDETENITAVPNVTESEQPKRNQKFRVICVTETISPTEGTTTEMPEEDSVTDSPNDTSHAAFKNDAVVFGGIPTALLVLAVIFFIISVVLSVCYIKKYKKTFPFSQKNQQKEVVETTALKEANSNDKTPEKETKNNGKNVEESKTKPEATVKCLEAEV from the exons GTTCCATTCTTTCACCTTGCAGGATCACAGGTGTAGGAATTTATCTTGAGGAGAAAGTGAATTTCTCAGAAGCAAGTAATGCATGTAATCAACTGAATCTCCAACTGGCGAGTAAAGACCAAGTTGAAAAGGCTTTGAATCATGGTTTTGAAACATGCAG CTATGGATGGGTGAAAGATGGATTTGTTGTCATTCCAAGGCTAACATCCAATAAGAAATGTGGTAAGGGCAACGTTGGACTAGTGCAATGGTATGCTGAACCCTTTAAAACATTTAAGGTTTACTGCTTCAATTCCTCAG aTGTTCAGATTAATTCATGTAAACCAGATCCAACTACAACCATACTACCTTCACCAAGTGCAACAATGGACTTAACTACACATTCAGGCTCCGATGAGACTGAGAACATCACAGCAGTGCCCAATGTGACTGAGTCAGAACAGCCCAAGAGAAACCAAAAATTTCGTGTAATCTGTGTAACTGAAACTATATCGCCAACAGAGGGGACCACTACAGAAATGCCAGAGGAAGACTCAGTGACTGACTCTCCTAACGACACTTCCCATGCTGCCTTTAAAAATGATGCTGTTGTCTTTGGAG GTATTCCCACTGCACTTCTTGTACTAGCAGTCATCTTCTTCATTATTTCAGTTGTTCTATCAGTCTGCTATATCAAAAA GTACAAGAAAACTTTCCCATTTTCACAGAAGAATCAACAAAAAGAAGTGGTTGAAACTACTGCTCTCAAAGAGGCTAATTCAAATGACAAAACACctgagaaggaaacaaagaatAATGGGAAAAATGTAGAAGAGTCTAAAACCAAGCCTGAGGCCACAGTAAAATGTCTAGAAGCAGAAGTGTAA